GCAACTGAATGGCGAACAGGTCGACTGGGAAAGCGAATATGCCAAGCCGCTGATGACAGGCGTGAACTGTTTTCGCACCTATGTGCAGGCCTGGTACGAAGGCACTTTCCAGGAAGTGATCTTCTTTGAAAATCCCAACCCCACCATCAAGCAAATGATCTGCTCTATCCTCGCCGGATACGCATGGGATACGGAAAACCCCTTCGTGAAAGAATCGCAAAGACGCCTGAATATGGTGGTAGAATTGTGCCGCGAGGCCAAGGCCGAAGCTCAAGGGATGGCTTAATGAAATTACGACTGCTGCTGACATGTTTCCTGCTTTTGGCCGCCACCGGCTGTACTCAGCTGTTGCTGCGCCAAACCTGTCTCGGCCTGTCCACCAATGTGAATTACTGTTTGGCCCCCCTCCCTGTACAGGCAAAGGAGCTAAAGGAGAATCCGGACGCCCCAAAGCCGCAACGGGCTCCCAAGGCACCCGCAACAACGCCAGCGCCAACACCGAAGAATCAGAGCCAGACCCAGAAAGTCAGCATAGAAATTAATGGCAAACGCCACGAACTCTTAAGCCAGCTCGAACTCGATGGCCAGCGCCTCTCGGTGGTAGGTTTGGCGCCCATGGGGCAACCGCTTTTTGACGTAAGTTTTGATGGCAACCAATTGAAAAGTGAGCAGAGTGTGCTGCTTGGTGACAATTTCCGGGCCGAGTACCTGATTGCCCTGCTGCAACTTATTTATTGGCCCGAACAGGAGCTCAATGCCGCCCTGTCGGGTGGGCAGGTGAGCGAACAAAGCTGCCCTCAGCGTCGATGCAGGATACTGACATCACCGGAAGATGGCGGCATAGTGCACATCAGTTACAGTCATCAGGAACCCTGGCTCGCCACGATAATACTCGAAATGC
This sequence is a window from Shewanella zhangzhouensis. Protein-coding genes within it:
- a CDS encoding DUF3261 domain-containing protein, producing MKLRLLLTCFLLLAATGCTQLLLRQTCLGLSTNVNYCLAPLPVQAKELKENPDAPKPQRAPKAPATTPAPTPKNQSQTQKVSIEINGKRHELLSQLELDGQRLSVVGLAPMGQPLFDVSFDGNQLKSEQSVLLGDNFRAEYLIALLQLIYWPEQELNAALSGGQVSEQSCPQRRCRILTSPEDGGIVHISYSHQEPWLATIILEMPSAGMKLKITPLA